taaaaattttaaaactatatTAAATAAGCATGTTTATCCATTTCTTCATATACATACCATCCTTTAAATTGAGGTTTCGCAATACCGATTACGGTAATTGTACTGGCACCATGTTGGTACAGTATCGGTACGGATCAATTCAGCATATCTATACTTGGCACGCCCCCCATATCAAGTATTGGTTTGGTACCTGTATAGTACGGTATGCCCGGTATGGAACAATATGTGCCAGTACGGTGAACCTTGCTTTAAACTTCCATTTTCAACCTTCTCTACTTAGGTTGTACAAAAATTTAAATCATTGCAGTTGGTGTCTTCTTAACTCTCTCTTTGAGATTTGGATCTTCATACCTTAAGAACAATCTTTGATATTATTTAAGGATAAGCATGGAATGCTTCAACTTCTAGGGGGGAGGCCATCTTTGTTTTTATGTTTAGAAATACCTAGGAAAAGTAAATTTCCAACTTACCCCTTAAGTATGTCTCAGACTTTCAACAAATCTAATTCTTCACTATATGaaatttcttcattttctttagtgatgTCATCTTGCTGATTCCATGCATTGCACGTTCTTCTCAGTTTCCCTCATTTCCTTgaaatgttttctttaactatCATTTGAAATTGACTTCCAAGCTCTTCCTCCTTGAAACACTTGATTTGCTCTGGAACTAAAAGGTTGTCGTGTTGTCCGGCATTTTGAAGATACCAATTTTCTAGCCGCCATTACCAACAAACTTACTGTGTATAGGAGTTAGACCAATTTGCATTTCATGTTGATTCCAGCCAAAATcaccttgcaatttttattcttcttcataTTTCTCTCTCTATTATTTCCTCTCTTGGCATTCAGATGCTGAATATTCCTTGTGGCAGAGATTTTGCTTGTTGACTGATTGCTTTCGACAAATTTGTTTCTAGGGGATAATTGATATAGTTTGTTCTTGATATTTTGATGTTACACAGTCCTTGTTTCACAATGAGCAAATGTTGAGTCGAGAACATCatctcgatccatttacattaTTAACaaggaaataatttttttttgcttgcatTGTAGttgattgctacaaatttttcaTATGTTATTTCAAAACCTACAGATATCGAAAGAGTATCTCTATAACAATTGTCCAGTTGACTTTTTTTGACTTAAATTCATTTAGTTTTATGCATCACCAATCTTGAAACAATACTTTCTAGGATGGTAATCTTGTTGTTGGATTGTTCATGTAAACCACCAAGATGTAGATGCGATTTCATCAGCCAGTGTTGTTGCACTGTTGCACCATAATGTTGATGTACTTGATTCCTCTTTAATTTTTCAACTAGATTGTGTAATGATAGTCTTCTTGTTACCATTTGGCAATTTATTGTTGCCTTGGGTCCTTATTCTTGTTTAAAAGGGTTACAGGGTACTCGTGCATGCCTGCATCAAATACTCTTTATATCTCCACTAGTCTGGGTTCTAAATTTATTCTGCAATAATGTGGAAACATCCTTCCATATCTCCCTAATAGTCAGAACTTACTCCTCATTTTGGAATAGCATTATTCCAATTGGAAACATAGCTGACAACCTTTGAGTTTCAGGTCTGTTACTCTTTGCAGCTAGCTGTTAGAACAGCAGATATTGAGATGAATGCTTGCATGGCACGAGCACAACAAATCTCACGGTTCTCTTATTTTGACCTCAATTTCGTAGCAAAACATTTGAAAGCTACAAGTGAAAGCAATAATGATTACAAAATCAATTTTATGCCGGAAATTGACTGATATTTTGAAAACTAGACCTACTGTAGCACTTGACATGTTAGGTTTGCAATTTTTTATCCATCTTTTGTTGATCTTATCCACCAGTTCCTTAATTAGGCTCTTAGGATAGTTAGGATTTAGAAATAAGGAATAATTGTGCTTTTGATTGTTAGGCTAATGTTTGTTGATTGATTTGTGTGGAATTAGACTTTACTAGTTTGGATTAAGTTAGCTTATCCAATATCACTAAATTCTTAAAAGATGAAATTCCAGTCTCGTCTGAAAATGTAGAACTGTGGATGCGCTTCGGGATGGTGTTGATGTGGTCATCTGACAATGGAGGTGGAACAGGATAACTTGCTAACTGGGATGTTGTTTAATCAGTATAAGTGCGGATTGACAGGAGCATagtaacaaattgaaaatctgtTATAATCTCGCTCAGGACAAAACCTTGTAATTCAGTAATATTATAAAAGATATTTTTGGAAAACATTAGATAGTAGAAAACAAGGAATAAAGAAACAGTCAAACAAAAATATCGGAAACATTCTAATGAACAGGCAAATTTATCATCTCTACTCTATCATAGAGCATTAACAGAAACCATGATATAACTGTAATTTTTGCTAAAACGTTGATAGAAGAATGATTTTTAATAGCAGAAACACCAAGTAACTGGAAAATCTTCAGTGAGTCCAAAAAATTTGTTACTAGGCCTAGGAGACTTTGCAGAAGATTTTGTTAGATATCCATAGGTTTCTTATCcattattttcaatttttttatctttccatgattttattttttaccCTGGCCATATACATCTTTGAGAAATTCTGGGTTCAAACCTTAAATTAACCTTGATTATGGTATTTTTCTTCCACCATTAGGTTTTGCCCTCTTTGATGGATAAAGATAATGAGGCTTTGTTGCAAGAGCTTGTTAGAATGTGGTCAAACTACCAAGTTATGGTTAGATTGCAGTCATTCATTTTTAGCTACCTTGAACGTTATTATACCACTCGGGCTGCAGTTCCTCCACTAAAGAATGTTGCTGCTAGTTGCTTCTGCAATCTGGTAATTCTTACACTTTAGGCTTGTTTTTGTTATCTATTATTGACTGTTAGATAAGGATAATGACTTTTGCATTTATTTAGTGAACTTAAATTTACTCATCTATGATCTGCATCATCTACATCATTGACTTTCAGGTCTGTCCAGCATTAAGTCGCAAAATAAGAAATGCTGTAATTTCTATGGTATGCTGCTAGCTGCATTTATGTCTCTAATTTGTGAATATAAGCTATTCCTATTTGGTTATATTGTTGAGTAATTCTTGTATTTCAGATTCGTCAAGAACGTGAAGGACAGAAGATTGATGTTGATCTATTACAAAATTTTATGGGTTTCATAATGGATGCTGGAATGGCAGTTCAAGgtttttataaggaatttgaaAAAGGCATTTTTGAATGTACTCAGACTTATCATGCTCAAAAGGTTTCTGAATGGatctgtgaggacccgtgcgggcgtgtgtttagtcccacatcggttattcgctgggtagatcttgggtacttatacaggatcaagaaatctaaataataccttccggctagccattttgggtgaggtcctgagttgttacaaatggtatcagagcggactcgacccataacctatgtggactaggggacactgcagcaccgatccattggggctgaccacaagccaatcgtggtgtttgtaattagatttgaatagatatgaacccttagcccgACGAGGACGTCGGGGcttgaacggagggagtatgtgaggacccgtgcgggcgtatgtttagtctcacatcggttattcgctgggtagatcttgggtacttatacaggatcaaggaacccaaataataacttccggctagccattttggatgaggtcctagaTTGTTACAGGATCATGGAGTGCACCCTAGAAGATTACTTGCTAAAGGTAATTTTGATGTCATATTTGCCAGAAAAGAATTTAAATTTGACCATTCAGGTGAATCAGCATGAACTTCGGTAATCTTCAGGTTGGAGACTGCTTGAACAGGGAAAGTGAGAGACTTTCACGTTATTTGATTTTTAGCAGTTCCTTTACTACACAGACTTCATTGAAGGTATGTGGAACAATTCCCTTTACTAGGAGTGGTCGAGTCTCTGTTAGCCTAAACTCTCTCTACATGGAAGCCTGCACACCATGATTGTTATCAAATGCAGGTGGAATACccatcaaaatcataatttgccTATATTACTTTTGGCAACTAGATTTTTCATCTACTGACCCCTGTGCTATATATGAAAATTCATCATGTGGTCCCATGGGATCAAGAAGGCTGGCTTGTCTAGATATATGGCTAGGTGAAGTCATAATAGAAAATGACGACAGACACTGTTTCATCTGATTTTGAGGAATCTTTTGAGGCTTTGGTATGTGATATAGCGTAGAAAGTTGAGCATATTTTGTATAAATTCTAAACCAACTTTTTGGTTTTCCTGTAGGCTATTGAGTCGCAGTTTTTGAACGTGTATGAATgccatttaaaataaaaacatctaAATACCCATCTCTCGCTTCAGGCATACATGGTGTGTCTCGCAATGGCAGATGTTTGAATATATATTTcgaatttatatatataagcaTGTCAACATTATCTTTTCATTTGCAGCATTTAACTTATGCTGGACTAACAGTCTAACaggatcaattcttcctctTGATTATCTGTTTGGCAGGATGTATATCAGGAGCTATTGCCCAGGTGTTCCAGCTTGAGTCTCAGTGATGGAAACGTGGGTGCAGATCCAAGCATGGATATGGAGTAGAAAGAGCCTTAAAACCGCATGCTTATTAGCTGATCTCACTTTCTTCCATCGAGAAGGTGAATGACAACTATACAGTCTGCAGATCTCACTATGACTTTGCGTATGAAAAAGGATTTAGTGGAAGCTTAAGCTGAAGTAACCGGTCTCTTGGACTTTGTTTGGTTAGATTATGTGGTCAGACAAGCATTGTGAAGTTCCCTTACCAGTGACTGTATTGAAGTCGCTACCTTTTGTTGGTACATTCGCTTCAATCCTTCTCTTTATAGCAAGTGAGAATGCCCTCATAAGTCTTGTTTGGTGAATTGTGTATCAGAGATCTCCCCATGTTACTTTGACATAGTATATCAGAGCTTAAATCATCGGTGGCCCggatttatttgtttatgcaTGTCCAAATTGACATTAATCAAACAGTATATATTCGACTGGACTTTAATAAAGATAAAATCCGAACAAAGGGTAGAAATTCCTTTCAGTGCACTAGAAGGAAGAATAATTGTTGCGTCATTTTCATATCAACGTAAGCCTAAGATATTGGTAGTTtgtattttagaaaaaagagaTTGTCTGAACATAGGAAAAGGAGCTATCCTTATTTTGTCAAGTTAATGTAGATAAAGAATAAATTATGTCCTAAATATCATAAATAGAGTGATTCATGGACGGGAACAAGTCCATCTAACAAATGCCGAACAtaataaacaataaaaaaacAAGTAATCATAGAGACATTAGCCATTAGCATAATCTGAAATCATACTCATGGATATCTCAAGCAAACAACCAAGATTTTTTATATTAATCAAAGCATGTGAGTGCTATAAAGAGTCAAACTATGCAAGGTTAATGAAAATTAATAACAATACAATATAAAGGATCATGGAGACAAGGAGAAAATGGGGCATGATATTGGATGGTTTAGATGATTGGAATTTATGGGGCAGATCCCATGCTGGAAGGAAAAAAGGCATTATATTGGATAGCTAATATTGTAACAAGTTATTAGCATCTAAAATGTTTACTATTTGATTTCCATATATTATTTACTATTGTTTATAGGAGACATTTTGGAGGCAACTTTTGGGAAACTTAGGTGCCATTGGCATTGCTTTcacttttttctatttttaaaattgaaaaataaaaattttatttctaatttttctatgttataaaaaatataaatatgtttaATATAAtcgattattttttaaaaaataaacatatcaATGATGATGGATATGACACTAGTTGCAATAGAGTAGTGGAGATAATGATGGTATTGGTAGTAGGTATGATGGTGGAATATCGAAGGTGGTGATGGTGATTGTGGTGGTGTGGGGGAGGTGAGGCAGTGGTGGTGATGGATGGCAAAGGTACCAAAGATGGGGCGGAGATGACAGCTATAGCGATGGTGGTATGGTGGAGACGGTGatagtaataatagtaatagCATTACTAATGGCAAAGGTGGAAATGATGATAGTGATGGtatgatggtggtggtggggcGATGAGGATAGGATAATAGCTAAGGCGGCAGTGGTGGTGGCGGCTGCAATGATGGCTAAAGTGGTGGTGGTAAAAACATAAGTTTCTTATTTTTAGAAGTACTGAAAAAAGAatttcttactttcttttttcatCTTGACTAAAAAAGTCATTAGGTTATTTTTACTCCAAGTGTACTTGAGTTTAATCTAAATTAACGTAAACCTAGCATAACCACTAAGGATAATACCTTTTCCCTCCTTAGTAATAGGGGAACCATGATATTTGGATCATATTTGGGCATTTATAATCTAATGAGTATGCACCATAAAGAGTGGACTGAATTAATATGGAGACAAGCTGAGGTTGACCAAAACTCAGCTTTTAAAAAGGGTCTTTAAGTTGTGACTATgtagtctttttcttttcccatcTAGTTGGTGTAACCACCAAATTGGCTTGTTGATATCGTTAATTGACCCAACCCATTAAACATAaagttttatttaaattaattataattatattaataacaattattatagaaaattaaatgctttgttctctctcctttgaatcagtTTGCCAAATAAAAGGCCTTCATCTTAATGTTTCAAGCATCTAAACAATAgatagaagagagagaagaaatcaaCATCTTATAGAGTATAGGATAGAAAGGCTTAATAGGCaatgttattttttttgatacatattgtaacaacccaagacctcacccaaaatagttagttggaaggtattttttgggtttcttagtcctgtataactacccaaattttttttggcaaataactgatgtgggactaaacacacgcccgcacgggccTTCATATTTCTCTTGTTCAAGCTTTGACATTCTCGTCAagctaaggattcaaatccgttcaaatctaatcataaccaCCCCAATAGGCTCGTAATCGGCTTCCATAAACCCATGCTGCAGAGTCCcttagtccacataggctatggaTCGAGTTTGctgtgataccatttgtaacaatccaaaatcttatccaaaatggctagccaagaAGTATTTTTTGGCTTCTTTAGTTCCGTATAAGTACGCAAGATTTTCTTGGTAAATAACCaatatggaactaaacacacgttcGCTTGGATTCTCACACATATCAAAGTCTGAAACATCACATTTGAATACTTATAAAATTCTATAGTTGCCACTTTGAAATATTGGTGGATAGCAGAACTCTTCCAACACTTAGTTtcattttcatgtttgaaataatattctttcttttattaattgGTCAAGGATGCAagaattgtaataactttacgaaatatttttttatctttaaattaattaagaattttgaatgagaaacatatttattaaaaaagccTAGTAAACAacatcttcttgatttatttatttatttggtgTAGAATGATAAGAATTAGCACATTAAGAAAGTATAGCCCATAGAGCCCTCCAGCTCCCTTATAAAGCTATAGTGGTCATCCCAGATGAAGTTGTCTCCCATCCTAGCAGCATGACTAGCTATAGAATCTACTACATAATTTCCTTCTCGATATGCATGTGAAGCCTTGAAGAAAGACAACATGGAAGATTATTGCCAAATATCCATTGGAGGTAGGTGGGGCTCCCTAGACCTAGGGTTTGATTTGGAGTCGCACTTTACCCAAGATGCTTAGATCTAATTAATTGGATAAAGTCGATAGCTAAGCATCTAGTTTAATAATGCGGAAGGACAGGCTATAGGCACACCCCCACCAACCTCCAATAAGGTAGTACTAAAAGGAGATTTGTTTTCTTATGCATCCATAGTGTTGATGCATGCATggtaaatgaaagaaaaatagaaagtatgagagagaggagggagggattTAGGGTCTCGATGATACTTTGAAACTATTTTATTCCTTGATGAGTGGCTAGTGGTGGATTAGACTTTAAGACTCATAGTATGGAGAGAAGGAGAAAGCAGGAAAGGATTTGGAGAGGCTCAAAAGAGGTAGAGTTTTCTTagaatttttcaatttttaacctAATtctaagagttttttttttctatttttttataaatttcttCTATAGATTTCTTGTCATTTTTAGGGAAGGAGAGGGGGCAACTATAGGGAGAGGTGAGCGATCTCAGAAGTAGGATTTAGTAGGAGTGATTTTGACCTAAATCTAAGGATTAAGCGAGGGGACTTGAGTGGATCATATGAGTAATTTGATTTGAAGGAGATTTGTGAGGTGGCATAAATTTGGAGATGGAGGAGAGTATGTTTCCTtggattatatttttttagagtGCTAGGATTGTGAAAGTAGATCTAATCTTGTCAAATGCTCACTAACACTCGTCATTCCAAACTAtggatatttttttctttaaatagtTTAAATATTCACTTACAAATAGATGTCAACTGCGCAATAAATTTGCTAATATACTAGATCCTTTCTAAGAAGCTTacaatctttttctttatctattGTGGTGGCATATTGATGATCACCTTATTTTTGTTGGATCAACTTCAATACCTTGATGGCTAACAATGAACCTGTCCTAAATTAGTGCGGAACATGCATTGGTTTAGTTGAGTTGGAGCTTATACATGTGAAGTTGCTTGAAGTGCTTTTCAAGGTGCATAAAATATTTCTTGGGTATTCTAGACTTGGTGATCATGTTATCTACATGGACCTTAATCTCCTTGTGCATCATATCATGGAAAAGTGCGATCATTACTCTTTGATAAGTGGTTCTGCATTTTTCAACCCAAAAGCATAACTCTAAAGCAAAAGACAATCTAGGAACTAGTGAATAAAGTCTTCTTCATATCTTTCTTTGGCATTTCTAATCTGATTGTAGCTAGAGAATTCATCCATAAAAGACTATCTCATGATCGGTTGTAGTATGAACAAGAATGTCTAtcatagagagagaaaaatctaTCTTTGGGGTTAACTTTATCACATCTTTGTAGTCTGCATGCATTCTAATTATCCCATTCTTCTTAGGTATGGAGACTATATTGGCTAGCCGCTTGGAATAATTAATGACTTTCACAAATCCAATATATACTGCTTattcacctttttctttttctattgggCAATTTCTAATCCCATGattcttaatttttgttcaaCTGGCCTAGCTCTAGGCTTGATTGGAAAATGATGGACCACCATATTTGTGTCTAATCCTAGCATGTTAGGACATGACCAAGCAAAGACGTCAATATTGGTTCGCAAGAACTCTAATAAGATTTTGTTGTATTTTAGGAAAGAGTGAGGTTCCGATCTGAGTCATCTTCGAGTCACCAGGAGTTCTATAGTTCATAGTTTCTATGGCTTCATGAGTAGACAATTGTCTTTTCCCATCATTCTAAGACTTCTAGGAGTTCAGCTCTGGGTTCTCATGCTCATCTGCTTCTTTTATACAATAAGCTCGAATTCTATCTCAAGATAGAAGTTTCATAATTCAAGCTCGAGACTAGGTTCTTCATCTTATAAGGTGTGATGTGCACAAAAAGAAaaggtttttttaaaaaacatttttaaatttcatagttttgttaataaaattatatttttacaatttttataatttaaaaaatttatggatatttagaaatcaaaaattaatacagCTTTACTTGAAGAAGGGCCGAGATTCAGCTTTTCTTGAAGAAAGGCCGAGATCAAGAGGCACCTTCCAAATCCTACACGCCCAGAGTAGTTCCGCAAAATCAAGGTTCAAATCTTAAGTTTGTCGTCCAATGGAGTTACATCATGACCATTTTTTTGTTATAATAGTCATCATATAACATAAATGCTTTACATCACATTTCATAtatcaaatatttataaaagtaaaatattttaatttttcaaggcaaaataaaaatttttatttagtcatcaattagaatcatcttcttTATTAACTTTATAGCAATTTGGATAAACAACCATCCATTATTAGCCATCAtaaattttatgattttataattttattttatagcaaataaatattattataagcATCATGGcaattaataataattttggtTTGATTTTGTTATTATAAGCCAATCATGCTATTTCGTTAATAAAGAGCCCCAGTTGATTGTGGATGAAAAAGATATGCAATCTTAACTCTAATAGATTGGTTGTAAAGGCTGCACTATAATTGAGCCAATATACAATCTTAACTCTTttcgattttttttcttaaacagAATTACTGAATTACAACTTATACATTAATAACCCATCTTAAATGAGGGCAATGGTATCAAATAGATATTAGTTTGGGCCACGCGCATGGTCCTTCAATTAAGACTGTCCAATCAGTGGACCCATCTTGGCCCATCATCAAACCCTCCATTCTAAATCACACAATCCAGATCATAAAACTTCGTGTGAGTTCCGTAAATCCAAATTTTCTAAATGACCAATCTAATTTTCCGTTGTTCTCCGAGATCTCTCCTTTTTATCATCGTCATCAGCACCAGCGTCGACCTTGCGCGCCCTCCTCTCTCGTCCTCTCCTCCATCCCCTCCTATTTCTAGTGTTGGGGTTAGGTTTTTGCGTCGCCGGGTTTCGCTCCAATccgtctcctccttcctctgccATCTCCGAAATCAGGTATATGCCTTGGATTTCTATCCATTCTGCTctcaatttcttcttctcctttggtTTCAATTATTTGTTCGGGCATGACTTGGA
The Phoenix dactylifera cultivar Barhee BC4 chromosome 3, palm_55x_up_171113_PBpolish2nd_filt_p, whole genome shotgun sequence DNA segment above includes these coding regions:
- the LOC103716058 gene encoding cullin-1-like, with amino-acid sequence MSIRKIAFEEGWQHLEEGIAKLTKILEGHDSRSILTASEVIHFYEYIVLPSLMDKDNEALLQELVRMWSNYQVMVRLQSFIFSYLERYYTTRAAVPPLKNVAASCFCNLVILTL